In one window of Phyllopteryx taeniolatus isolate TA_2022b chromosome 23, UOR_Ptae_1.2, whole genome shotgun sequence DNA:
- the LOC133472573 gene encoding oocyte zinc finger protein XlCOF6.1-like, with the protein MCARTAEYEEELCGPKEEKEPQRQLLDAAFNLQPRIVLRRADVSENLHPERQQSVSPHIKEEEEDEEVQHIKEEEEEFLHIKEEEQEEIIKVPSTGVPLKSEDEGRSEERRGAEPPNSNSSSDGDHCGGSQTDGDDDDVDDEQLEGDMTCHTANKCWKCSKCRKTFASKSNFKQHMKIHTGEKPFACSVCDQRFSEKGTLLKHTRTHTGEKPFACSVCGQRFSEKGHLTRHTRTHTGEKPFACSVCGQRFSEKGTLRKHTRTHTGEKPFACSVCGKRFSEKGHLTRHARTHTGEKPFACSVCGQRFSQKQSLKIHTRTHTGEKPFACSVCDQRFTHKGHLTSHTRTHTGEKPFACSVCDQRFTHKGHLTSHTRTHTGEKPFSCSGCGQRFSRKAPFKTHKCPGETSSDQEAFNANVNV; encoded by the exons atgtgtgcaaggacagcagagtacgaggaggaactttgtggcccaaaagaggagaaggagccacaacGTCAACTCCTGGACGCTGCGTTCAATCTGCAGCCTCGAATTGTGCTACGCAGAGCAG ACGTCAGTGAAAATCTTCATCCTGAGCGGCAGCAGTCAGTGTCCcctcacatcaaagaggaagaggaggatgaagaggttcaacacatcaaagaggaggaggaagagttccttcacattaaagaggaagagcaggaggaaatcatcaaggttccatcgactggtgtccctttgaagagtgaagatgaaggtcgaaGTGAGGAGAGACGAGGGGCGGAGCCACCAAACAGCAACAGCTcaagtgatggagaccactgtggaggatcacaaacagacggtgatgatgatgatgttgatgatgaacAGTtggaaggtgatatgacatgtcacactgccaataaatgctggaaatgttctaaatgtaGGAAAACCTTTGCTTCTAAGAGCAATTTTAaacaacacatgaaaatacacactggagagaagccatttgcctgctcagtttgtgatcaaagattctctgaaaagggaactttactaaaacacacaagaacacatactggagagaaaccttttgcctgctcagtttgtggtcaaagattctctgaaaagggacatttgacacgtcacacaagaacacacactggagagaagccttttgcatgctcagtttgtggtcaaagattctctgaaaagggaactttacgaaaacacacaagaacacacactggagagaaaccttttgcctgctcagtttgtggtaaacgattctctgaaaagggacatttgacacgtcacgcaagaacacacacaggagagaagccttttgcatgctcagtttgtggtcaaagattctcccaaaagcaaagcttaaaaatacacacaagaacccacactggtgagaaaccttttgcatgctcagtttgtgatcAAAGATTCACTCACAAGGGACATTTgacaagtcacacaagaacccacactggtgagaaaccttttgcatgctcagtttgtgatcAAAGATTCACTCACAAGGGACATTTgacaagtcacacaagaacccacactggtgagaaacctttttcctgctcaggttgtggtcaaagattctctcgcaAGGCTCCAtttaagacacacaagtgtcCTGGTGAGACAAGCAGTGATCAAGAAgcttttaatgcaaatgtaaatgtttaa